A single Mytilus trossulus isolate FHL-02 chromosome 12, PNRI_Mtr1.1.1.hap1, whole genome shotgun sequence DNA region contains:
- the LOC134693276 gene encoding kinesin-related protein 4-like encodes MLQRHMDSNSKKQDKQNDKNGRRHQKIMESQHCMDKKLKGIKTMLSKIAKALENYEDQTEDEDDDDPFKYSSSDEDEDDSQSVSSDD; translated from the exons ATGCTACAAAGACACATGGattcaaatagcaaaaaacAGGACAAACAGAACGATAAAAATGGCAGACGACACCAAAAG aTAATGGAAAGCCAGCACTGTATggataaaaagttaaaaggaaTAAAGACAATG TTATCAAAAATTGCCAAAGCTCTGGAGAACTATGAAGACCAAACGGAAGATGAGGACGATGATGATCCATTTAAATATTCATCGTCAGATGAGGATGAGGATGACAG